The following coding sequences lie in one Halorarum halophilum genomic window:
- the trpG gene encoding anthranilate synthase component II gives MRVTVVDNYDSFTYNLVEYVSDLEIDGERPTIEVLKNAASLAEVRDTDPDALLISPGPGHPKNDRDVGVTMPVLRELSPEVPTLGVCLGLEAAVYEYGGSVGHAPEPIHGKAFPVDHDGAGVFTGLEQGFRAGRYHSLVATSVPDCFEVSATTDHRVPAADADEPAASRSGERGASGDAESLVMGVRHREHPIEAVQFHPESVLTAVGHDVIRNFLIECV, from the coding sequence ATGAGGGTCACCGTCGTCGACAACTACGACTCGTTCACGTACAACCTCGTGGAGTACGTGAGCGACCTCGAGATCGACGGCGAGCGTCCGACGATCGAGGTCCTGAAGAACGCCGCCTCGCTCGCCGAGGTCCGCGACACCGACCCCGACGCGCTGCTCATCAGCCCCGGACCGGGCCACCCGAAGAACGACCGCGACGTCGGCGTGACGATGCCGGTCCTCCGGGAGCTCTCGCCCGAGGTCCCCACGCTCGGCGTCTGTCTCGGGCTCGAGGCGGCCGTGTACGAGTACGGCGGGAGCGTCGGGCACGCGCCGGAACCGATCCACGGGAAGGCGTTCCCAGTCGACCACGACGGCGCGGGCGTGTTCACGGGGCTGGAGCAGGGGTTCCGTGCCGGGCGCTACCACTCGCTCGTCGCGACGTCGGTCCCCGACTGCTTCGAGGTGTCGGCGACGACCGACCACCGCGTTCCCGCGGCGGACGCGGACGAACCGGCCGCCTCGCGCTCCGGGGAGCGGGGAGCGTCCGGCGACGCCGAGTCGCTGGTGATGGGCGTTCGCCACCGCGAGCACCCCATCGAGGCGGTGCAGTTCCACCCGGAGTCGGTGCTCACGGCGGTCGGGCACGACGTGATCCGGAACTTCCTGATCGAGTGCGTCTGA